The following proteins come from a genomic window of Polaribacter dokdonensis:
- a CDS encoding inorganic phosphate transporter — MGDPYVLMLVALAALAIVDLVVGVSNDAVNFLNSAIGSKAISVRNIMIIASVGVFFGAVSSSGMMEVARKGIFNPSMFVFQDVMFIFMAVMITDILLLDLFNSLGMPTSTTVSIVFELLGSAVVIAFIKISQNDAEGIASIWKYINYDTATDIILGILLSVVVAFSVGAIVQYFSRLIYSFNFASRPTYINSLFGGFAITAITYFIIIKGLKGTDFYENIAHVMEGNTISIIAISFILWTVLSYLLTKIFKLNILVLIIGIGTFSLAMAFAGNDLVNFIGVPIAALNSYETWSVSGVDAEVFSMASLAAKVKSNVWLLLLAGLIMVITLWTSSKAKSVIETGINLSRQGEGHEKFQPNNVSRVVVRFAMFVNVGINYVLPEKTKTFINSKFEKPSVKLPNDKTIEMPAFDLVRASVNLVMASVLISIATSMKLPLSTTYVTFMVAMGTSLADRAWGRESAVYRVAGVLNVIGGWFLTALVAFVAAGIVAYLIHLHIIFIPILLVAVAALITKNSIAHRKKTQEIKRKTYIERSELITINGVIDESSGHVSEVATRIDKLYTHVVNDLANHDLNKLRKTDKHVEKLNDEIDDLKDNVFYFIKSLDETSVQASKFYISILGYLQDAAQSISYISRASFKHVNNNHKNLKKGQIKDLKLINNELSTILGIISTIFKERKFDDLNPLLIQKRELLSNVSLSIEKQVARIRTDETSPKNTTLYFSILLETKDLMKALMNLLETYEEFYLSTKV, encoded by the coding sequence ATGGGAGATCCTTATGTGTTAATGCTAGTTGCTTTAGCAGCTTTAGCTATTGTAGATTTAGTAGTAGGTGTTAGTAATGATGCTGTAAACTTCTTAAATTCTGCTATTGGTTCTAAAGCAATTTCTGTAAGAAATATTATGATAATTGCCAGTGTTGGAGTATTCTTTGGTGCTGTTTCATCTAGTGGAATGATGGAGGTTGCTAGAAAAGGAATTTTTAACCCAAGCATGTTTGTTTTTCAGGATGTGATGTTTATTTTCATGGCAGTAATGATTACAGATATTCTATTATTGGATCTCTTTAATTCATTAGGGATGCCAACCTCTACAACAGTTTCTATTGTGTTTGAATTGTTAGGTTCTGCTGTGGTTATTGCTTTTATAAAAATATCTCAGAATGATGCTGAAGGAATTGCCTCTATTTGGAAATACATTAATTATGATACTGCAACAGACATTATTTTAGGAATTTTACTTTCTGTAGTGGTTGCATTTAGTGTGGGTGCTATTGTACAGTATTTTTCTAGACTTATTTACTCGTTTAATTTTGCGAGCAGACCTACGTATATTAATTCTTTGTTTGGTGGTTTTGCAATTACAGCAATTACTTATTTTATCATAATAAAAGGATTAAAAGGTACTGACTTTTACGAAAATATTGCACATGTAATGGAAGGTAACACCATAAGTATTATTGCCATAAGCTTTATACTTTGGACGGTTTTATCTTACTTATTAACTAAAATATTTAAACTAAATATTCTTGTGTTAATTATTGGTATTGGTACATTTTCTTTAGCAATGGCTTTTGCTGGTAATGACTTAGTAAACTTTATTGGAGTGCCAATTGCTGCCCTAAATTCTTACGAAACATGGAGTGTTTCTGGTGTTGATGCAGAAGTATTTTCTATGGCTAGTTTAGCTGCAAAAGTAAAGTCTAATGTTTGGCTATTATTGTTGGCTGGTTTAATAATGGTTATTACTTTATGGACCTCTTCTAAAGCCAAATCTGTTATTGAAACAGGAATTAACTTATCTAGACAAGGTGAAGGTCATGAAAAATTTCAGCCCAACAATGTTTCAAGAGTTGTTGTTCGTTTTGCAATGTTTGTAAACGTTGGTATTAATTATGTACTTCCTGAAAAAACAAAAACATTCATTAACTCAAAATTTGAAAAACCAAGTGTAAAATTACCTAATGATAAAACTATAGAAATGCCTGCCTTTGATTTGGTAAGAGCATCTGTAAACCTAGTTATGGCTAGTGTTTTAATTTCTATAGCAACATCTATGAAATTACCTTTATCTACAACCTACGTTACATTTATGGTAGCAATGGGCACATCTTTGGCAGATAGAGCTTGGGGTCGTGAAAGTGCAGTTTATAGAGTTGCAGGAGTTTTAAATGTAATTGGTGGTTGGTTTTTAACAGCTTTAGTAGCTTTTGTAGCTGCAGGTATTGTAGCTTATTTAATTCATTTACATATTATTTTTATTCCTATTTTGCTAGTGGCAGTTGCAGCTTTAATTACAAAAAACTCTATAGCCCATAGAAAAAAGACGCAAGAAATAAAAAGAAAAACATACATAGAAAGATCTGAGTTAATTACCATTAATGGCGTTATTGATGAAAGTTCTGGACACGTTTCTGAAGTTGCAACTAGAATTGATAAATTATATACTCATGTTGTAAATGATTTGGCAAATCATGATTTAAATAAGCTTAGAAAAACAGATAAGCATGTAGAAAAATTAAATGATGAGATTGATGACTTAAAAGACAATGTTTTCTATTTCATTAAATCTTTAGATGAAACCTCTGTACAAGCAAGTAAGTTTTATATTTCAATTTTAGGTTATTTACAAGATGCTGCTCAATCTATAAGTTACATTTCTAGAGCAAGTTTTAAGCACGTAAATAATAATCATAAGAATTTAAAGAAAGGTCAGATTAAAGATTTAAAGCTTATTAATAATGAGTTAAGTACTATTTTAGGTATAATTTCTACTATTTTTAAGGAGCGTAAGTTTGATGATTTAAATCCTTTATTAATTCAAAAAAGAGAATTATTAAGCAATGTTTCCTTGTCTATAGAAAAGCAAGTTGCAAGAATCAGGACAGATGAAACAAGTCCTAAAAACACAACGCTTTACTTTAGTATTCTTTTAGAAACAAAAGATTTAATGAAAGCCCTTATGAATTTATTGGAAACTTATGAAGAGTTCTATTTAAGTACTAAAGTTTAA
- a CDS encoding TonB-dependent receptor has product MKKLLFITLLCLSQLINAQDKGTLKGLLTDKETNNEPLPFANVIIKGTTIGTTTDFDGNYTLSVPAGNHIVVFSFLGYKAVEKSFTIAANETVTINQLMSAEEGVALDDVVIRATTKKDNANALLLEQKKATVIKESIGSQELAKQGVSDAAGAVSKISGVSKQEGSSNVYVRGLGDRYLNTTMNGLSLPSNDVNKKNIDLNLFQSEVIQSVSISKAYSPEFYGDFAAGNVNIVSKEYKGDGFFDVSVGTGVNTRAAGKDFKKTKGSGHVGFFRRYEHNPFAQVLSHGIDPENGGEPINLNIGLSGGKSYDLGEESRLSLYATASFQNGYEYREGPAVDFTNVFKVRYPTAQEFEYTTATTVMGNALYKINDNHQLKYTSMFLNSSSDQVGYFGVNGLGENRDAILDTDQGFFQLNVQFNQDLIFVNQLTGEHDFYNATDEDPEFKLTWGIGFNNVFSHEPDRRRMSLENYQYSLDNDPTTNASFYNNIVFDNQRYFQKIIDSEFNSRLNLEQTISDNFSLNYGFSGRRKTRDFENIRYGYDFLTPHVQVADPSRIDDIINLQNFGVVYNTEVFKAIDPSFGTTNLPGLNENTYSGTLNVYGASINGVVNVNEKLTVVPGIRLESFQQEISYDVININPNDPKFRKAEEVFWLPSLNVKYALNDTQNLRFTFSKTVSVPEFKEVAPFVYEGVTQRIGGNPDLLDNPTFSDVFNIDLKYEWFINRGEVLSLSAFGKQINNPVNLVIASDATGVQRYFRTGDKATILGLELEARKNLITDEDDNAQLSAGFNFTYMHTEQDLYANVNGQSFSTSFNRATDQLQGASPILVNANLNYSPTKWENYKPTATLVFSYFADRIDALGSGQIGNIVEKSVPTLDFVWKNNIGENIEINFSASNILDPSIERVREGTPLGDIVLSGYKRGSNISLGFNYKF; this is encoded by the coding sequence ATGAAGAAATTACTATTTATAACTTTACTATGTTTAAGCCAATTGATAAATGCTCAAGATAAGGGTACTTTAAAAGGTTTATTAACAGATAAAGAAACTAACAATGAACCATTACCTTTTGCAAATGTGATAATTAAAGGTACTACCATAGGTACAACTACAGATTTTGATGGTAATTATACATTATCTGTTCCTGCAGGTAATCATATTGTTGTTTTTAGTTTCTTAGGATATAAAGCAGTTGAAAAATCATTTACAATTGCTGCAAATGAAACAGTAACTATCAACCAGTTAATGTCTGCAGAAGAGGGTGTTGCTTTAGATGATGTTGTAATTAGAGCAACTACTAAAAAAGATAATGCAAATGCTTTACTATTAGAACAAAAGAAAGCCACAGTTATAAAAGAAAGTATTGGTTCTCAAGAATTAGCAAAGCAAGGTGTAAGTGATGCAGCTGGTGCTGTATCAAAAATATCTGGTGTTTCTAAACAAGAAGGTTCTAGTAACGTATATGTTCGAGGTTTAGGAGATAGATATTTGAATACTACTATGAACGGTTTATCATTACCTTCTAATGATGTAAACAAAAAGAATATAGATTTAAATTTATTTCAATCAGAAGTTATACAGAGTGTTTCTATTAGTAAAGCATATTCGCCAGAATTTTATGGAGATTTTGCTGCAGGTAATGTAAATATCGTGTCTAAAGAGTATAAAGGAGATGGCTTTTTTGATGTTTCTGTTGGTACAGGAGTAAATACTAGAGCTGCAGGTAAAGACTTTAAGAAAACAAAAGGCTCAGGTCATGTTGGTTTTTTCAGAAGATATGAGCATAACCCATTTGCTCAGGTTTTATCTCATGGTATTGACCCTGAAAATGGAGGGGAGCCAATTAACTTAAATATCGGTTTAAGTGGAGGTAAATCTTACGATCTTGGAGAAGAATCACGTTTAAGTTTATATGCAACAGCATCGTTTCAAAACGGTTATGAGTATAGAGAAGGACCAGCAGTAGATTTTACAAATGTTTTTAAAGTAAGATACCCAACAGCTCAAGAATTTGAATACACTACAGCAACAACTGTAATGGGTAATGCACTTTATAAAATAAATGATAATCATCAATTAAAATACACATCTATGTTCTTAAACAGTTCATCAGATCAAGTAGGTTATTTTGGTGTAAATGGTTTAGGTGAAAACAGAGATGCTATTTTAGACACAGACCAAGGTTTCTTTCAATTAAACGTTCAGTTTAATCAAGATTTAATTTTTGTAAATCAACTTACAGGTGAGCATGATTTTTATAATGCTACAGATGAAGATCCAGAATTTAAATTAACTTGGGGAATTGGTTTTAACAACGTTTTCTCTCATGAACCAGATAGAAGAAGAATGAGTTTAGAGAATTATCAATATTCGTTAGATAATGATCCAACAACAAATGCATCTTTCTACAACAATATTGTGTTTGATAACCAAAGATACTTTCAAAAAATTATTGATTCTGAATTTAATAGCAGACTTAATTTAGAACAAACTATTTCAGATAACTTTAGTTTAAACTATGGTTTTAGTGGTCGTAGAAAAACACGTGATTTTGAAAACATACGTTATGGGTACGATTTTTTAACACCTCATGTACAAGTTGCAGATCCAAGTAGAATTGATGATATAATTAACCTACAAAATTTTGGAGTTGTTTATAATACAGAAGTTTTTAAAGCAATAGATCCAAGTTTTGGTACAACTAACCTACCAGGTTTGAATGAAAATACATATTCAGGAACACTTAATGTTTATGGTGCATCTATAAATGGTGTGGTTAATGTAAATGAAAAATTAACAGTAGTACCTGGTATTAGATTAGAATCTTTTCAGCAAGAAATTAGTTATGATGTAATTAACATCAACCCTAATGATCCTAAATTTAGAAAAGCAGAGGAAGTATTTTGGTTGCCTTCATTAAATGTAAAATACGCTTTAAACGATACTCAGAATTTACGTTTCACTTTTAGTAAAACTGTTTCTGTACCAGAATTTAAAGAAGTAGCACCATTTGTTTACGAAGGTGTAACCCAGAGAATTGGTGGTAACCCAGATTTATTAGATAACCCAACATTTTCAGATGTATTTAATATTGACTTAAAATACGAATGGTTTATCAATAGAGGAGAAGTATTGTCTTTAAGCGCTTTTGGTAAACAAATTAATAATCCTGTAAACTTAGTAATTGCTAGTGATGCAACAGGTGTACAACGTTATTTTAGAACAGGAGACAAAGCAACTATTTTAGGTTTAGAGTTAGAGGCTAGAAAAAATTTAATTACAGATGAAGATGATAATGCACAACTTTCTGCAGGTTTCAACTTTACATACATGCATACAGAACAAGATTTATATGCAAATGTTAATGGACAATCTTTTTCAACTTCATTTAATAGAGCTACAGACCAATTACAAGGTGCGTCTCCAATTTTAGTAAATGCAAACTTAAACTATAGCCCAACAAAATGGGAAAACTACAAACCAACAGCAACACTAGTATTCTCTTATTTCGCAGATAGGATTGATGCTTTAGGCTCTGGACAAATTGGAAATATTGTGGAAAAATCTGTACCAACATTAGATTTCGTTTGGAAAAATAATATTGGCGAAAATATTGAAATCAACTTTAGTGCAAGCAATATTTTAGATCCTTCCATAGAAAGAGTTAGAGAAGGTACACCTTTAGGAGATATTGTTTTATCTGGATATAAAAGAGGTAGCAACATCAGCTTAGGCTTCAATTATAAATTTTAA
- a CDS encoding cation transporter has protein sequence MKVQKIIYSIALACLLLIGCAKEVQKENVSLAISGMTCEIGCAKTIQSKLSKKEGVLEAKVVFKDSIANIEFDANTTSKKELIAFVDGIAGGELYKASESSAIKSEPSAKKHECSADCKEKCEMSENKMECKEDCEMACCKDKKA, from the coding sequence ATGAAAGTTCAAAAAATAATTTATTCGATTGCACTTGCTTGTTTACTTTTAATAGGATGTGCCAAAGAAGTTCAAAAAGAAAATGTGTCTTTAGCCATTTCTGGAATGACCTGCGAAATTGGTTGTGCAAAAACAATACAATCTAAACTCTCTAAAAAGGAAGGTGTTTTAGAGGCAAAAGTTGTTTTTAAAGATAGCATTGCAAACATAGAGTTTGATGCAAATACTACTTCTAAAAAAGAGCTTATTGCATTTGTAGACGGAATTGCTGGAGGAGAATTATATAAAGCTTCAGAATCTTCTGCAATCAAATCTGAGCCTTCTGCTAAAAAGCACGAATGTTCTGCAGATTGTAAAGAGAAATGCGAAATGAGTGAAAATAAAATGGAATGTAAAGAAGATTGTGAAATGGCTTGTTGTAAAGACAAAAAAGCATAA
- a CDS encoding DMT family transporter, whose protein sequence is MNSQQQKWLYLLLLSFVWGSSFILMKKALIDLTPVQVGALRMLIAGVFLLAFGFKSLKQIKRKHYKYIVYTALLGTFFPVFLFAFAVNGIDSSIASILNSLTPFNTFIFGVLAFGLKFKKEQLLGIVIGLIGTIVLIVKGADLNPNQNYWFTLLVVIASIGYALNVNLVKKHLSDVSALSIVTGNFLLLVIPAFIVLYFSDFFETVEFTDAKTSALGYVAVLAIFGTGIAKVFYNKMVHLASPIFASSVTYLIPIVAVFWGILDGEELSVVQLMAGLIILLGVYLLNRSK, encoded by the coding sequence ATGAATAGTCAACAACAGAAATGGTTGTATCTTCTTTTATTATCATTTGTTTGGGGTAGCTCCTTTATCTTAATGAAAAAAGCGTTAATAGATTTAACGCCTGTACAAGTTGGTGCTTTAAGAATGCTTATTGCTGGTGTGTTTTTACTTGCATTTGGCTTTAAAAGTTTAAAGCAAATTAAAAGAAAACATTATAAGTATATTGTTTACACAGCTTTATTGGGTACTTTTTTTCCTGTATTCTTATTTGCTTTTGCTGTAAATGGTATAGACAGTTCAATTGCCTCTATTCTAAATTCCTTAACACCATTTAATACTTTTATTTTTGGAGTTTTAGCTTTTGGTTTAAAATTTAAAAAAGAGCAATTACTAGGAATTGTTATAGGTTTAATAGGTACAATTGTACTTATTGTTAAAGGTGCAGATTTAAACCCTAATCAGAATTATTGGTTTACGTTATTGGTAGTTATAGCCTCTATAGGGTATGCCTTGAATGTAAATTTGGTAAAAAAACATTTGAGTGATGTAAGCGCACTAAGTATTGTAACTGGTAATTTTTTGTTATTGGTAATACCTGCTTTTATAGTATTGTATTTTTCGGATTTTTTTGAGACAGTGGAATTTACGGATGCTAAAACAAGTGCTTTAGGTTATGTAGCAGTTTTGGCAATTTTTGGAACAGGAATAGCAAAAGTATTTTATAATAAAATGGTGCATTTGGCATCACCAATTTTTGCTTCTTCAGTAACTTATTTAATACCAATAGTGGCTGTTTTTTGGGGTATTTTAGATGGTGAAGAGTTAAGTGTTGTTCAGTTAATGGCAGGTTTAATTATTTTATTAGGCGTTTATTTATTAAACAGATCTAAATAA
- a CDS encoding M16 family metallopeptidase: MKTKILSLVALFLTTVAINAQIDRSTMPKPGPDPVVKLGKPIKFTLDNGLKVIMVENHKLPRVSANLSIDNKPYLEGDIAGVSGMMGSLLGRGTKSISKDEFNEKVDFYGANISFFSSGAFGSSLTKYFPEILGLMADGMQNPVFSKEEFDKEVQITLDNLKSNEKSVTSAARRVENVLTYGRNHPFGEFTSKESVEKITLEDVINNYNTYYKPNNAYLVIEGDIDPKATKALVKDLFSGWQKGEIPAYEIPEAKNVANTEINFVNMDNAVQSEIAIINNVDLTLGDDDYYAALLANNILGGGGTARLFMNLREDKGYTYGSYSSLRQNRYAGTFRATASVRNMVTDSSVVELQKEINKMRYKKVSAEELENSKEEYIGGFVMDVQKPRTVANFALNIERYNLPEDFYENYIKNIKAVTLDDVQNAAIKYFRGDQARIVITGKGIDVLKNLENTDYVIKYFDKEGNPTVKPPMTLPIPAGMTAESVVDKYIEAIGGKDKVDAIKTTMIVSNATIQGTPLVMTMKSSAPNKTLQEIAVMGNVMQKSVFNGETGYQSARGQKMDMQQAQIDEAKANLVPFSDMAYKKGTLDRIEPIDGVNYYVVQFNDTEVFYDMKTGLKAKEVKTVKTPDGKEVKVPTTFGNYKAVNGVLFPYSVGIKSGPMDLNFEVKEIKVNEGVTDADFE; the protein is encoded by the coding sequence ATGAAGACAAAAATATTATCATTAGTAGCGCTATTTCTTACAACAGTAGCTATTAATGCACAAATAGATAGAAGTACAATGCCTAAACCAGGGCCAGATCCTGTAGTAAAATTAGGTAAGCCTATTAAATTTACTTTAGACAATGGCTTAAAAGTAATTATGGTAGAAAATCATAAATTACCAAGAGTTTCTGCTAACTTATCTATAGACAATAAACCTTATTTAGAAGGAGATATTGCAGGAGTTTCTGGAATGATGGGTAGTTTATTAGGTAGAGGAACAAAGTCTATCTCTAAAGATGAGTTTAACGAAAAAGTAGATTTTTACGGGGCTAACATTAGCTTTTTTAGTTCAGGTGCTTTTGGTTCATCTTTAACAAAATACTTTCCAGAGATCTTAGGATTAATGGCAGATGGAATGCAAAATCCAGTATTTTCTAAAGAAGAGTTTGACAAAGAAGTACAAATAACTTTAGACAACTTAAAGTCTAACGAAAAAAGTGTTACTTCTGCAGCAAGAAGAGTTGAAAACGTTTTAACTTATGGTAGAAATCATCCATTTGGAGAATTTACATCAAAAGAAAGTGTTGAAAAAATTACTTTAGAAGATGTAATTAACAACTACAATACTTACTATAAGCCTAACAATGCTTACTTAGTAATTGAGGGAGATATAGATCCTAAAGCAACAAAGGCGTTAGTAAAAGATTTATTTTCTGGATGGCAAAAAGGAGAAATCCCAGCTTACGAAATTCCAGAAGCTAAAAATGTTGCAAATACTGAAATTAACTTTGTAAACATGGATAATGCAGTTCAATCAGAAATTGCAATTATTAACAATGTAGATTTAACGTTAGGTGATGATGATTATTATGCAGCACTTTTAGCAAACAACATTTTAGGTGGTGGAGGTACTGCTCGTTTATTTATGAACTTAAGAGAAGATAAAGGATACACTTATGGTTCTTACTCGAGCTTAAGACAAAATAGATATGCAGGTACTTTTAGAGCTACAGCAAGTGTTAGAAACATGGTAACAGATAGTTCTGTTGTAGAATTACAAAAAGAAATTAATAAAATGCGATACAAAAAAGTATCTGCAGAAGAATTAGAAAACTCTAAAGAAGAATATATTGGAGGTTTTGTAATGGATGTTCAAAAACCAAGAACAGTAGCTAATTTCGCTTTAAATATAGAGCGTTACAACTTACCAGAAGATTTTTACGAAAACTACATTAAAAATATTAAAGCAGTAACATTAGATGATGTACAAAATGCAGCTATTAAATATTTTAGAGGAGACCAAGCAAGAATTGTAATTACTGGTAAAGGTATTGATGTTCTTAAGAACTTAGAAAATACAGATTATGTAATTAAGTATTTTGACAAAGAAGGTAACCCAACTGTAAAGCCACCTATGACTTTACCTATTCCTGCAGGTATGACTGCTGAATCAGTAGTAGATAAATATATTGAAGCTATTGGAGGTAAAGATAAAGTAGACGCTATTAAAACTACAATGATTGTTTCTAACGCTACAATTCAAGGTACACCTTTAGTTATGACAATGAAATCATCTGCACCAAATAAAACATTACAAGAAATTGCTGTTATGGGTAACGTAATGCAAAAGTCTGTTTTTAATGGTGAAACTGGTTATCAATCTGCAAGAGGTCAGAAGATGGATATGCAACAAGCTCAAATAGATGAAGCTAAAGCTAACTTAGTTCCATTTTCAGATATGGCATACAAAAAAGGTACTTTAGATAGAATTGAACCAATAGATGGTGTAAACTATTATGTAGTGCAGTTTAATGATACTGAAGTTTTCTACGATATGAAAACTGGCTTAAAAGCTAAAGAAGTAAAAACTGTAAAAACTCCAGATGGTAAAGAAGTAAAAGTACCAACTACATTTGGTAACTATAAAGCAGTTAACGGAGTTTTATTTCCTTATTCAGTAGGTATTAAATCTGGACCTATGGATTTAAACTTTGAAGTAAAAGAGATAAAAGTAAATGAAGGTGTTACAGACGCTGATTTTGAATAA
- a CDS encoding M16 family metallopeptidase, whose amino-acid sequence MKKSILSLASAVLFAFSMNAQQVEFEEYDLSNGMHVILHQDSSAPVVVTSVMYHVGAKDEQPGRTGMAHFFEHLLFEGTENIKKGEWFKMVSSNGGRNNANTTDDRTYYYEIFPSNKLELGLWMESERLLHPIIGQDGVDTQNEVVKEEKRLRVDNQPYSKFLEYVKENIFKKHPYKGTTIGKMEDLDAATLEEFLAFNKKFYVPNNATLVVAGDIDKAAAKKMIEDYFGPIPRGEEITRNFPKEDPITEAMTAKGYDANIQIPAIMAAYRTPSMKTRDSRVLDMISSYLSTGRSSVLYKKLVDDKKMALQAGAINLSQEDYGTYILYGLPQGDTQLKDIIAEVDAEIVKMQTELISEKDFQKLQNQFENNFVNSNSSVEGIANSLARYNVLYGDTNLINTEIDIFRSITREEIRDVAKKYLNPNQRLLLEYLPEAK is encoded by the coding sequence ATGAAGAAAAGTATTTTATCTCTTGCTTCTGCTGTATTATTTGCGTTTTCTATGAACGCTCAGCAAGTAGAATTTGAAGAGTATGATTTAAGTAATGGAATGCATGTAATATTACATCAAGACTCTTCAGCTCCTGTTGTTGTAACGTCTGTAATGTATCATGTAGGTGCAAAAGATGAGCAACCAGGAAGAACAGGTATGGCTCACTTCTTCGAACATCTATTATTTGAAGGAACTGAAAACATTAAAAAAGGTGAGTGGTTTAAAATGGTTTCTTCTAATGGAGGTAGAAATAATGCCAATACTACAGATGACAGAACATATTATTATGAAATCTTTCCTTCTAACAAATTAGAGTTAGGTTTATGGATGGAGTCTGAGCGTTTATTACACCCAATTATTGGTCAAGATGGTGTAGATACTCAGAATGAAGTAGTAAAAGAAGAAAAAAGATTAAGAGTAGATAATCAACCATATTCTAAATTTTTAGAGTACGTAAAAGAGAACATCTTTAAAAAGCATCCTTATAAAGGAACTACAATTGGTAAAATGGAAGATTTAGATGCTGCAACTTTAGAAGAGTTCTTAGCATTCAATAAAAAATTCTATGTACCTAACAATGCAACTTTAGTTGTAGCTGGTGATATTGATAAAGCTGCTGCTAAAAAAATGATTGAAGATTATTTTGGTCCAATACCTAGAGGAGAAGAAATTACCAGAAACTTTCCAAAAGAAGACCCAATTACTGAAGCAATGACAGCTAAAGGTTATGATGCAAACATTCAAATACCTGCAATTATGGCTGCTTACAGAACACCATCTATGAAAACTAGAGACTCTAGAGTTTTAGACATGATCTCTTCTTATTTAAGTACTGGTAGAAGTTCTGTTCTTTACAAAAAATTGGTAGATGATAAAAAAATGGCTTTACAAGCTGGAGCAATTAACTTAAGCCAAGAAGATTATGGTACCTATATTTTATATGGTTTACCACAAGGTGATACTCAATTAAAAGATATTATTGCAGAAGTTGATGCAGAAATTGTAAAAATGCAAACTGAATTAATTTCAGAAAAAGATTTTCAGAAATTACAGAATCAATTCGAAAACAACTTTGTAAACTCTAACTCAAGTGTAGAAGGTATTGCTAACTCTTTAGCACGTTACAATGTATTATATGGAGACACTAATTTAATCAACACAGAAATTGATATTTTTAGATCAATTACTAGGGAAGAAATTAGAGATGTTGCTAAAAAATATCTAAACCCAAATCAAAGATTACTTTTAGAATATTTACCAGAAGCAAAATAA
- the rplU gene encoding 50S ribosomal protein L21 produces MYAIVEIAGQQFKVAKDQKVYVHRLQGEEGSKVTFDNVLLLDDAGNVTLGAPAIEGASVTAQILSHLKGDKVIVFKKKRRKGYRKKNGHRQSFSEIQIESIAASGTKKTAKKAASKKSETTADAPKKAAPKKATKAKADDLKKIEGAGPKAAEALVNAGLDTFAKVAKTDAAKLSEILSEASSRLSHIVTDTWPKQAGLAAEGKWDELKELQDRLDGGIEK; encoded by the coding sequence ATGTACGCAATCGTAGAGATAGCAGGGCAGCAGTTTAAAGTAGCAAAAGACCAAAAAGTATACGTTCATCGTTTACAAGGAGAAGAAGGATCAAAAGTAACTTTTGATAACGTTCTTTTACTTGATGATGCTGGTAACGTAACTCTAGGCGCCCCAGCTATAGAAGGAGCATCAGTAACAGCTCAAATTTTAAGTCACTTAAAAGGTGATAAAGTAATCGTTTTCAAAAAGAAAAGAAGAAAAGGTTATAGAAAGAAAAATGGACACAGACAGTCTTTTAGCGAGATTCAAATTGAATCTATTGCAGCTTCAGGTACTAAGAAAACTGCTAAGAAAGCGGCTTCTAAGAAATCAGAAACTACTGCAGACGCTCCAAAGAAAGCCGCTCCTAAAAAAGCAACTAAAGCTAAAGCTGACGATTTAAAGAAAATTGAAGGTGCAGGGCCAAAGGCTGCTGAAGCATTAGTAAATGCAGGTTTAGATACATTTGCTAAAGTAGCTAAAACAGATGCTGCTAAATTAAGCGAAATTTTATCTGAAGCTAGCTCAAGATTATCTCATATTGTAACAGATACTTGGCCAAAGCAAGCTGGTTTAGCTGCAGAAGGTAAATGGGATGAATTAAAAGAATTACAAGATAGATTAGATGGTGGTATTGAAAAATAA
- the rpmA gene encoding 50S ribosomal protein L27, whose protein sequence is MAHKKGVGSSKNGRESESKRLGVKIFGGQAAIAGNIIVRQRGTTHNPGENVYMGKDHTLHAKVDGIVEFQKKRDNRSYVSVTPFEA, encoded by the coding sequence ATGGCACATAAAAAAGGTGTAGGTAGTTCGAAGAATGGTAGAGAATCAGAATCGAAACGTCTAGGTGTAAAAATTTTTGGAGGACAAGCTGCAATTGCAGGTAACATTATTGTTCGTCAAAGAGGAACAACTCACAATCCAGGTGAAAACGTTTACATGGGTAAAGATCATACTTTACATGCAAAAGTTGATGGAATTGTTGAATTTCAAAAGAAAAGAGATAACAGATCTTATGTATCTGTAACTCCATTTGAAGCTTAA